The sequence CAGATTTCCTCTAACACTTATCGTTTGTTTATTGATAGGGAGTATGCCGTTATTAATAGCAGGATGTGAGCACAGCAGTACTGAGGTCAATAATCTACAAGTGGGCTCAATACAGGAAGCTCCCAAGAAAGATTCCTTAGTCTTTCGTATTACTTGGAAGACGTACTCTGGACGAGGAGAGGCTATTCGTAAAATTGTGCAAGCCTATAATGACCAAAACACAAGTCAATATGAGGTCATTATGGTCGATGGTGATGAGGACAGAGATGTTATTGAAGACTTATTAGATCGTAAGAATCAGGATCAGGTTGATGTGTATGTTTTGCCTTATCGCTATATTAAATATTTTGGACAGCAAGGTAAGCTATTGAATTTAACGCAAGAATTTGCGCAAGAAAAGGACTTATTCTACGAAGAATTATGGAATCTAAGCATGGTGGATAAGCAAGTGTATGGCATTCCATGGTTAGGTCATAGTATGGGGTTAATCTATAATCAGGATCTATTAGAGCGAAGTGGTGTTGATCCGAAGCAAATTAATAGTCTTGAGAATCTAGTGAGTGCTTTGGAACGCGTGGAGAGTAATACAACAGCCAAGGGGATTGGACTTGTTGGTGCCAATCATCATGATATTACTTGGATGGTCAATCAGTTTATATATGGATTTGGTTCGAGTCTTGTGAATTCGGAAGGCTCTCAGGTCACGATCAATAATCAACAATCAAAGGCTGCCTTGGAATTCTATAAGAATGTGTTGGGGAAGCATGCTCAGGCAAATTGGACGAATGATAGCGGAATCGAGGTTATGGATCAGTTTCGGGAAGGGAAAGTAGC comes from Paenibacillus sp. 19GGS1-52 and encodes:
- a CDS encoding extracellular solute-binding protein produces the protein MPRFPLTLIVCLLIGSMPLLIAGCEHSSTEVNNLQVGSIQEAPKKDSLVFRITWKTYSGRGEAIRKIVQAYNDQNTSQYEVIMVDGDEDRDVIEDLLDRKNQDQVDVYVLPYRYIKYFGQQGKLLNLTQEFAQEKDLFYEELWNLSMVDKQVYGIPWLGHSMGLIYNQDLLERSGVDPKQINSLENLVSALERVESNTTAKGIGLVGANHHDITWMVNQFIYGFGSSLVNSEGSQVTINNQQSKAALEFYKNVLGKHAQANWTNDSGIEVMDQFREGKVAFEIQGIWGVTDIWKNGNPFEVGVIPLKNVSLKAEVGPMMVAVSPQVDEKKNAAIQFMKYLISVEGQEKVLDGEYSIEHDTYYPFRTPVRKDLVHSRLFENNPVFSTFLEGFNDPSIDVPVPKWEAIKKDLYEEGLHQVMTGELKIDEFLQQMETKGNQILLEP